One genomic region from Deltaproteobacteria bacterium encodes:
- a CDS encoding SRPBCC family protein, which translates to MLIKILVVAVVALCGFLIYVALKPSACTISREIVIQASPEALFSYINNSKKMNDWMPWQDSDPGVKMQYSGPEEGVGSKSSWDSNGKMGVGNAVVIESIPNKSVKTQLTYTKPMEMSQLAEVTLTPVDGATKVKRSVDGHNGFLFRLMGIIMNVEKMVGGEFEKGLAKLKTVAEAAK; encoded by the coding sequence ATGTTAATTAAAATATTAGTTGTTGCAGTCGTGGCTCTCTGTGGATTTCTAATCTACGTCGCCTTGAAACCTTCTGCATGCACAATTTCACGTGAGATCGTCATCCAAGCAAGCCCTGAGGCTTTGTTCTCATATATCAACAACTCAAAGAAAATGAATGACTGGATGCCTTGGCAAGATTCTGACCCTGGAGTGAAAATGCAATACTCCGGGCCGGAAGAAGGAGTTGGTTCAAAATCAAGCTGGGATAGCAATGGAAAAATGGGTGTTGGCAATGCCGTTGTCATTGAAAGTATTCCTAATAAATCAGTAAAAACGCAACTGACCTATACGAAGCCAATGGAGATGTCACAGCTTGCAGAAGTCACGTTAACTCCCGTTGATGGCGCTACAAAAGTTAAACGGAGCGTCGATGGGCACAATGGATTCTTGTTTCGTCTGATGGGTATCATTATGAACGTTGAAAAAATGGTCGGTGGTGAATTTGAAAAGGGTCTAGCTAAGCTAAAGACTGTCGCTGAAGCTGCGAAGTAG